The Phormidium yuhuli AB48 DNA window TTTGACACGAGTTGACTCTGACGAGTCGCCCTATAAATCCCCCAAATAAAAAAATGACCATTGCAATGACTTCGACTCCGAATGTGGCTACTCTCAAAGAGAACCCCATTCTCTGTTATTACACGAACCGAACTGGAAAAGTTCAGGTTGTCCGGGTTTCCAACATCCCCAATTGGTATTTCGAGCGAGTTGTGTTTCCGGGACAGCGTTTGATTTTCGAAGCATATGAACAAGGCCAATTGGAAGTCTACAGTGGCGCTATGGCTAGCGCCGTGTTAGCGGACTCCATCAGCTGCAATCGACTGCAAATTAACCCCCTCGAATAATCTGCACTCTCCCAAGAACAAAGCCTAGGAATGGGATTGACCTTCCTAGGCTTTTGTCATGTTTTCTAGACGTCTTCCATCCAATGTTTCGCCCGTTCCACGGCTTTGAGCCAGGTTTGATACTGATCTTGCACCTGGGGTGCATTCTCGCTCGGTTCAAACACCCGGTCGATTTGTCGGCGCTCAATCAGTCGGTTATAACTATCATAGAAGCCACTGACCAAACCCGCTCCAAATGCCGCTCCTTGGGCCGTGGCGTCGAGAATTTTGGGACGTTCTACGGGAATCCCCAACAAGTCCGCTTGGAACTGCATTAAAAAGTCATTTTGGGAGGCGCCGCCATCCACCTTAAGGCGACTGACGGGGTTCTCGCAGTCACGGTTCATCGCATCCACCACTTCCTTCACTTGATAGGCGATCGCCTCAAGTACTGCTCGTACCATATGTTCACCGCGTACTCCCCCTGTAATCCCTTGGAAAGACCCCCGTGCATTCATATCCCAATGGGGAGCGCCTAAGCCGCTTAACGCCGGGACGAAATACACCCCATTATTCGTCTGAGCCTGTTGGGCCAAGTTCTCCGTTTCCGCCGCACTGGCGATCAGTTGTAAGCCATCCCGCAGCCATTGAATACAGGCCCCGGCCGTAAACATCGCCCCTTCAAGAGCATAGTTGGTAGAGTCCTCTCGACTCCAGGCCACGGTTGAAAGGAGTTGATTTTGCGATCGCGCCACCTGGTTCCCGGCCTGAGCAATCAAAAAACAGCCCGTTCCATAGGTGCATTTGAGGAACCCCGGGCGATCGCAGCCATGGGCAAATAACGCCGCCTGCTGGTCTCCAAAAATTGCCAAAATCGGGATCTCATCCCCAAACAAATTCGTCGTGCCAAACTCCCCTAATGAGGGTTTAATCGTTGGCATCATATGGGGAGAAATGCCAAACAAATTCAGTAACTCCTCATCCCAATTTCCCTGTTCTAGATTCATCAACATCGTGCGGCTAGCATTACTGCTGTCCGTTGCATGAACCTGACGATTGGTAAGATTCCACAACACCCAAGAGTCAATCGTTCCCGCAATGACATTCTCAAAGTCAATTTGAGGACGACGTTCCCGCACCCAATCGAGCAACCAAACCAATTTTGTTGCCGAAAAATAGGAATCAAGCACTAAGCCAGTCCGTTCTTGAATGAACTCAGCCCTTCCTTGACGACGCAAGGAATTACACAGCGGGGCCGTGCGGCGATCCTGCCAAACAATTGCTTTGTGAAGAGGTCGTCCAGTATTTTTATCCCAGAGCAAACAGGTTTCCCGCTGAACTGTTAGTCCAATCGCCGCCACCTCTTTGGCGCTGACATCAGCCTCATCTAATACATCTTCGGCACAGCCGAGAGTATCTTGCCAAATCTCCACAGCATCATGCTCCAACCAGCCGGGTTCTGGATAATACTGTTTCAATTCCTTATAGGATTGTCCCACCACTTCCCCATCGCGATCAAAGAGAATTGCCCGGTTTCCAGTGGTTCCCAAATCAAGGGCTAAAACGTATCGTTTATCGGTTGTCATAATCAATAATAGGTAGGGAGGATGCAGCTTGACATTGTATCAACTGACCCCTCTCTTGTGACCCCAGATATAAGTTTAGCTACAATAATTATAATTTCTTTATATTTCTAGCCTATCTCCCACTAGACCAGACTTCCGAGTTCTCTGAGTGGAACGCCAGTTGCCACAACGTGCTCGGCCTCTCCAGCTTCAGAATATAAGGTTAGGGCAATGTGTTGTTTTTCGGTCTAATTTAACATAACTTACCTCAATGTTCATCCGCCTGCCTCCTATCGTCTTGTCAGACGAAACCGCCATAGCTAGAAAGAACAGGGGGGTGCATCGCTGCCGATACATCCCCCGTATTCACCTTTCTCGTAGCGCTCTAGGCTATCTTTATTTAGCCGCGTCGGTGAGTTGCGTTAACACCTGATTGGAGCGATTGATAAACTGTTTCATCCCATCGGCGTCAAAGCCTTTCTGAGACATCAACGCCAAATCATAGACATGATGACAAATCAGATTCGCTAACTCCGAGGAAGGAGACCCCTCACTGGTGACAATTCCACCCTGAGCGATGTTGGCCAGATTCTGAATCATCGGGTGAGCGGTGTTGACAACCAAAATATGCTCTTCGGGGAAGTCAGACTGTTCCTGCTGCAACAGGGCCGTCATATCTCGCAGACGACGCATGGCTTCGGGAAGTAACACCATGGCCGGGGGAGAGGCTTGAGCGTTGTCCCCTTTCAACGATTCGGTGCGAATGGTGAGTTTGGGTTTGTTGAGGGCCGTCTCAAACAACTCTTTTACCTGTTCGCTACGGGTTTTGTTGGTGTTGGGGTCAACAATTTCACTGTCGGAGTCGCCACTGACGAGGTTCTCATCGAGTTCTGAGTCAACTCGGGAGAATTTGACGTCGGAATGGTCCCGTTCGAGGTAGCTGATAAAGTGGGTGTCGATGAAGGAGTCCAGGAAGAGGACTTCTAAGCCTTGGTTTTTGTGGAGTTCCACATAGGTGGCTTGGGTGACGGCGTCGGAACAGTAGTAGACGCGGTTCTCATGGCGTTCTTTGTTCCGTTCGAGATATTCCGCCAGGGTGGTGTAGGATTCTCCGTTTTGGCTGATTCCACCGTCGGCGTTGACATCTTGCCAAGCATCCCCTTCGGTTTCGACTTGGACGTTGGCGCTGTCACTGTCACCGGCGCTTAAGTCAGCGGTGGTTTTGTAGATGATGAGGTCCTCGATTTGTTTCTTGAACTTTTCATCGTTGATGTAGCCAAATTTAACGAAGGTCCCTAGATCTTTCCAGCACTTGAGATACTGGGGTTTGTCTTCTTTATACAGTTCTTTGAGGCGATCGGCGACTTTTTTGGCGATGAAGTCGGCAATTTTGCGGACTTTGCGATCGACTTGTAGGGCGCTACGGGAGACGTTCAGGGGAATGTCAGGACTGTCGATGACGCCGCGCATGGGCATCAGGAATTGAGGCACGATTTCTTCGCAATGGTCACTGACAAAGACGTGGTTGCAGAAGAGTTTAATGTTGCCTTTGGTGACATCTACATCGGGTTTCAGTTTGGGGAAGTAGAGGATGCCGTTAATTTCAAAGGGATAGTCGGTTTTGAGGTGAACCCAGAGGAGGGGTTCTTCTTGGAAGGGATAGAGATAGCGGTAAAATTCGAGGTAGTCTTCGTCGGTGAGATTGCTGGGAGATTTGCGCCAAATGGCGGGTTGTTCGTTGAGGATTTCCCCTTCAAATTCGATGGGAACGGGCATGAAGTCGCAGTAGGTTTTCACCAACTGGCGGATGCGAGGGGATTCGAGATACTCGGTTTCTTCGTCTTGTAGGGTGAGGGTGATGGTGGTTCCGACGTCTTGGCGATCGCTCTCGGTGAGTTCAAATTCTGGGGACCCGTCACAGATCCAATGGACAGCTTCTGAACCCTCTTTATAGGATAGGGTGTCGATTTCGACGGTTTTGGCAACGATGAAGGAGGAATAAAAGCCTAAGCCAAAGTGACCAATAATGGGTTGGTCGGCGCCGCCGCTATATTTTTGCACAAACTCCTCGGCGCTGGAGAAGGCGACTTGATTAATATATTTTTTGACTTCATCGGCGGTCATGCCGATACCGTTATCGCTAATGGATAGGGTTTTGTTATCTTTGTCGGCTTTGATGACAATTTTGGGATGGTCGGTGTCACCGTCAAATTCTCCGGCGTAGGAGACCATTTTGAGTTTTTCAATGGCATCGACGGCGTTGGAGACGAGTTCCCGCAAAAAGATTTCATGGGCTGAATACAGCGACTTTTTGATGATGGGAAAGATATTCTCGGTATGGATTGTAATGTTGCCTTTTTCGAGGACAGTCATAATAGTTTGATGAGGATTGACAGAGGAATAAAAGGAATGGCATAAGCCTATTCCGATCCTGACGGGAATTGGTCAAAACGACAAGTGGGGAATTGCGAACTTTTCGTGCAATTCCCCAACGGATTGAGTTCGGATTTCCTCACTTGGCGATGGTTGCTGGGGAAATCTTAGTAATGGGTTCCGGTTTTGCGGTGATGAACGGCGGTTTGGGTGTCGGCGTCAGAGACATTCCCGGCGGCGACGGTGGCGTAAACGAGCCAATGGTCGCCACATTCCATGCGTCGTTGCACGGTACATTCGAGGCTGGCGATCGCATCTTCTAAGATGGGCGAGCCATTCTCGGCTTCACGGGTTTCAACGCCAGCAAATCGGTCTTCGCCGGGGTTGAAGGGTTTGAGAAAGTGCTTCATTAAGCCCAAATGCTTACCTTCGCCGAGGATATTCAGGGCGAAGGGACTCCCCTGATAGAGTAAGGACTCGATCGCCCGCTCTTTGGCTACGGCAACGGTTAGGCCGGGAGGGGTGAAGGTGGCCTGGGACACCCAAGAGGCTAACATAGCACTTGACAAATCACCCTGTTTTGTGGTAAGCACGCACAGCGACCCGACTAAACGACCGACGGCTTGTTCGACGTTGCTGGCGGGTTCGCGACGGGTACGGACTTTTTTGGCTTTGCGGATGGTTTGGGCGAAGTCGGTTCCAGCTTCTTCGCAGGTTTTGAGAATGACCTCGGTGGGTTTGAATTTGACGCGGATGGGGTCGAAAGCGAGTTGATAGCCGCCATTGCGGAGTTTGCTCTCTAAGAGGTCGATGGCTTCGCCACTCCAGCCAAAGGAGCCAAACACGGCTGCTGGGACGGTTTTGGGAACGGTGGAGAGGACAATTCCCAGGGCGGTTTGAATTTGGGTGGGAGCATGGCCGCCGAGGGTGGGGGAGCCGATGATGAAGCCGGAACAGTTTTCAACTCGGCGTTGGATTTCGTCTGGGGGGGTAACTTCGCAGTTAATGGCTTCGACGTTGACTCCGGCTTTGGTGAGTCCTCGGGCGATCGCCTGACCGATGGTGGCGGTATTGCCATAGGCGGAGGCGAATAGCAGGGCCACGGTGACGTCTTTCCCTTTCTGTTCGGCACTCCACTGGCGATAGGAGGCGGTTAAATCCCGCATCCCTTCCCGGACAATGGGACCATGAGCCGGTGCATAAAAGCGCACTGGGGGAAGGGAGGCGATTTTTTCTAGGGAGGTGGCCACTTGCCGGGCGTTGGGGGCCATGAGACAGTCGAAGTAGTAGCGGCGATCATTGGCATAGACCGATGAGCCTTCGTCGAAGACTTGGTCGCCGCAGACATGAGCGCCAAAGAATTTGTCGGTGTAGAGGATTTGGGTTTTGCTGTCGTAGGTGGCCAGTCCATCGGACCAGCGCGGGGTGGGAATGGGGGTAAAGAGAAGGCGATGACCTTGTCCGAGGTTGAGGGTTTCTTCGCCGCGCATGACTTTGATTTTGGCGTCGTAGCCTTCGTCGGCAAAGAAAGACCGTAGGGCGATCGCCCCAGGGTTGGAACAGACAAAGGTGAGTTTGGGGGCAATCTCCAGCAAGGCTTTCAGGGTGACGGCCCGGTTCGGGTTCACGTGACCCAAAATCACATAGTCGATTTTGTTGATATCCACCCGGTCTTTTAAGGTTTGCAGAAAAATCGGGGTAAAGGATTCTCCGGGAGGGTCGATTAGAGCGGTTTTGTTACTTTCGATGAGATAGGCGTTGGCGGTTGTGCCTCGCTGGCGGGCATATTCAATTTCAAAGCGGAGTCGTCCCCAGGTGCGCGATCGCAAGATTCGCGTATTTTCGGCAATGGGTAGAACTTGTACGTCTCTAGGTTTGTCAGTCATGGGAGGAAGGCAAGAGGCAAAAGGCAAGAGGCAAGAGGCAAGAGGCAAGAGGCAAGAAAAGCCAGTAGCGATGACCCACTCCTGACCCCTCCTAGGAGGGGAAGGGAATAGGGGGTGTTCTCTATTGGGGGGTTAGTAGTGGTTGCCGACTTTGCGGTGATGGACGGCGGTGCGGGATTCGGGTTTGGAGACGCGACCCTCTTCAACGGTGCTGTAGACAATCCAATGGTCGGAACATTCCATGCGGCTGGCGACGGTGCATTCTAGGTAGGCTAGGGCGTCGGCGAGGAGGGGGGAACCGTTTTTGGCGGTTTGGGTGTTGACTCCGGCAAAGCGATCGGCACCGGGGGGAAAGCGTTTGAGGAAGTGCTTCATCAAATGCTGATAGTTGCTCTCTTCTAAGACATTTAGCACAAAGCGATCGCCGACTTGCATGAGGGATTCAATGGCGCGGTCTTTGGCGACGGCAATGGTTAAGCCGAGGGGTTTGAAGCTGGCTTGGGACACCCAGGAGGCCAGCATCCCACTGGTAATTTCCCCTTTTTGGGCGGTGATGATGTAAAGTCCACCGCTTAAGCGACCGAGGGCTTTGTCGAGGTCACTGTCGAGGGCTTTCATCTTTTTGATGGCATCTTTGCGGGTGAGCAATTGAGCCATGTCCGTCCCGGCTTCTTCGCAGAGTTGATAGGTTCCTTGACTGGGGGTGTCGGTAATGCGGATGGGGTCAAAGCCGGGTTTGAGTTTGAGGTCGCGGAATTTGCTAACGAGGGGGTCGATGGGTTCGTCGTCACCGCCGTAGCATTCAAAAACGCCAAAGGCTTGTTTCTCATGAATGGCGGCCACGAGGGTTCCTAGGCCGTCGAGGGTGGCTTTGGCCACATCTCCTGAGGCGGGGGGGGTTCCTAGGACAATTCCGGCGCAACGGGAGACGAGTTCGTGGACTTCTTGAGGATCGGCGTATTTGAGATCCATCATTTCTACGGCGACGCCGGCTTTGGTGATTCCGTGGGCGATCGCTTGGGAGAGGCGATCGCTATAGCCATAGTCGGAGATATAGAAGACGGCGACGCAGGTTTCGGCGTTGGCTTTTTCGTTACTCCAGTCCCAATAGCGTCCGGTGAGTTCGCTGACGTGATAGCGCAGGATGGGGCCATGGCCGGTGGCGATGGTTTGGATGTCGCCGAGTTTTTTCATCCGTTTCATGGCCGAGATGACTGATCGCGCGTTGGGAGCCATGAGACAGTCGTAGTAAAACCGGAAGTCTGGCTCGATGGGTTTTAGGTTCTCGTCGTAGGTGGCGTCGGAACAGTAGTGCATCCCAAACGCATCACAGGTGAACATGACCTGGGTTTTCTGGTCATAGCTAAAGATGGTGTCGGGCCAGTGGAGGTTCGGGGCGTTGACAAACTCGATGATATGGCCATTCCCCAGGTCTAGGGTGTCGCCGTTTTTGACGATCTGTTTCTCGAAGGGTTTGTGAACCAGGTTTTCTAGAAATTGAATGGCGACTTTGGCCCCGACGACGGTGGCGTTGGGGGCCAGTTCCAGGACATCTCGGACTAAGCCACTGTGATCGGGTTCGGTGTGGCTGATGATCAGATAGTCGATGTCTTGGGGATTGATGAGTCCTTTGAGGCTGTCGAGATAGAGTTGGCGAAATTTCTCGTGGGACGTGTCGACTAGGGCGACTTTCTCACTCTGGATGAGGAAGGAGTTATAGGTGGTTCCGTTTTGTAAGCCAAATTCAATGTCGAAGCGATCGCGCTCCCAGTCGAGGGAACGGATAGCAGTGGTGTCAGCGGCGACCTCCTCGACTTGCATGGTGAGGCGTTTTTGGCTGGGAGCGGCGGCTACGACCATAGGGATGACCTCTCTTATTTTCGTTTTGTTATGGGTCTATTATTACACATCTGTAACAATTTCAGGCATTAAAACAACCTATAGGTTGCATAAAAGGGGATAAAATGGCGATTGATGTTATCCCCCTTGGGGGTTGATGCACTGGGCATTTTGGGCGTGTTTGCAGACTTTGTTCCAGAGGTCGGCCCGAGTTCCCGGGGGACCGAAGGAGAAGAGGACGCGATCGCCCATCGGCAAGGTTTGGATTCGCACCTTGCAGACGGGGCAAGTTTGACAATTGGGGTCAGACATAGCAATGGGGACGTTAGAGAATCGGGTGCAGGGTCTCGGAACTCTCGTCATCGAGACCAGCAAGTTCCGAGAAATCCTCTCCCCGTCCTGACCGTAACACAGCGGCTTCATCCTCCATTGCAGCTTCCAAGGTTAAACCGTCGTCCTCACTCAAGGGAGAAGTATGAGGAGCCAGTCGTTCCTCGTCGGGGAATGAATCATCGCCCGACCTCTCAGCGGCTTGCAAAGGGGGGACATTATCCTGGGAAAAGTCCTCAGACAGCTCATCATCCCCTCCCGTCAGGGTTGGAGACTCTGGGAGATAGGAGGGAGAGGTGGAGGGGTCGTCTGGGGGGGTTAACAAGACGGGATCGACCCCTAGGGAGGATTCTAGTGTTTCTAATGGTTCGCTCATGGTAATTCTTCAGAGTGACTCACGACGGCTGGGAAGGCGATCGCCCTCATTTCCTAAGTTGTAGCCTGAATTTAATTATCTTTAAAGATTTTCTTGAAGTTTTTGTTACAGGGACGACGGACATAAGGGGTATGAAACGGCCGTCCCCGGCTCTATTTATTATATCGCAGGGACGCTCCGGGGTGGCCTCTGTCTTACGGTCAGGACAATTGACAGACTGCCCTTGAGGTAAGCTATGATTGGCACTGATGAATCGAGGCAAGGGTCATGGAGGTTCACAGTAATCGTCGTCAACCTCTCTCTGAAATGGAACAGAAAGCACTTTCGGACTTGGCAAAGCGAGCTAAAAAAGCTTTGGAAGATGGTGTAATTTCCCGTCAAGAGCGGGATGCAATTGTGGCAGCTATTTATGCGGATGGTAAGGTTTCTGTTGAGGAATGTGCGATTTTTCGCTCGATTCAAGAGAAGATTTGGCAAGGAGAAGTGCTCATCGCTGAATCATAATCATTTTCTTTATGGCTTGGAGGCCCAACTCTTGCAAATTGCCGAATGTCGGTGCGATCGCCATGATGTTTGCATACTGGCAAATCTAAAAAGCTGGGCTAAGTAACAAGTCCAAACGGTAGATAGGGGACGTTTCAAGTGAGTCTCAGCTAGAAACTCAACTGAGAAAACTCACCCCAGCTGCTGGCTTTAGTCCACTCCGTTTAATGACCTCCAATTCGTCCAGTTTTACGTTCAAGAAATGTTTTCGCGATCAGCGTGATTGCCGCCAAGCACGCCAGGACAACCGCAGCGGCATAAGAGGACTGGGTTTGGTATTGGTTGTGCATTTCCTCCACATATAAAGGCAGAGTTTGAGTTCGACTAATTAGATTTCCAGAGACAACAGCAACCGCACCAAACTCTCCCATAGCCCGAGCATTAGTCAAAACAATTCCATATAGTAAACTATAGCGAATTGACGGGAGGGTCACGCGCCAAAATGTTTGCCAGTCATTAGCTCCTAACGTTTTTGCCGCTTCTTCCTGTTCCTGTCCAATTTCCTCTAATACAGGTAGCACTTCTCGGGCTACGAAGGGCATAGAAACAAATGCTGTGGCAAGCACCATGGCGGGAAAAGCAAACATAATACGAATTCCCCAAGATTCTAAAATCGGCCCAAACCAGCCATGACGACCATAGAGTAATACCAGCATCAACCCTGCTACCACGGGAGAAATGGAAAAGGGCAAATCAATGACACTTAACAATAACGTCCGTCCTGAAAAATTCTTATGACGGGCTAATGCCCAAGCGGTGACCACCCCAAAGATAACATTTAAGGGGACGACTATCAAGGCAATTTGCAACGTCAAACCAGCAGCATGACGAAACTCTGGGGATTTTAAAGTTCTGAAAAACGGCTGTATACCATCGGCAAAGGCTCCGACAAAGATATTAATAGTTGGGATAAAGAGAATTAGGCTGATGAAGCCAATGACCGCTATAACCAGGGCAACTTCTCCTGAAGTCACAGGTGAATTTACTCCCTGCGATCGCGTTGACTGAATCCAAGATTTTGGACGCAAAAAATTGCGAGTTGCGCTCAAAACAGAGTGCAAAGAGTATTGATGAGTGAATGAGTTGGATTTCATAGATATTAATTATCAAAACTGGGGATAATAGAGGGTAGCAACAGCAGTGATTAGACCGGTGACCGGAAAACAATTTGCATCAAGTCAATGGGTTACATTTGTTCTCTAGACCTCCCCCAACGTTGTAAGACGTTGATAATCAATAAAGAGATTAAAGAGACTAACAGCATGACCGTGCCAATCACCGCTGCTCCCGCAATATCAAACTGTTCCAGCCGTTGAAAAATTAAAACGGGTGCAATCAAATCCTGAAAGGGAATATTCCCTGAAATGATAGAAATTGAGCCATACTCTCCCACAGCTCGGGAAAATCCCAGAGCTACACCCGTGAGAATTGCGGGCAATAATGCTGGTAGTAAGACACGGCGAAAGGTTTGCCAACGGGAAGCGCCCATGCACCAAGCTGCCTCTTCTAATTCAGGTTCTAACTCTTGTAAAACAGGTTGAACTGTCCGGACGACGAAGGGTAGGGAAATGAAAACCATCGCAACGAGAACCCCCAGACGAGTAAAGGAAATCTGAATTCCTAAAGGAGCTAAGAGGGACCCAATCCACCCGGTCTCGTTATAAACCATGGTTAAACTCAATCCAGCAACAGCCGTGGGTAAGGCAAAGGGTAAATCAATGGCAGCATCAACAATACGCTTACCCGGAAACTGATAACGAATCAGAACCCAAGCGATCGCCACCCCAGTGATTCCATTGAAAACAGCAGCGAGTAGGGCAGTGCTAAAGGTCACTTCATAAGCAGCCAAAGCAATAGGCGTTGTTGCAATTCGCCAGATGTCCGGGGGGCTAAGTCGTTGGGTGTATATCACGACTGCCGCTAAGGGAAGGAAAACCATAAACCCTAGATAGATGCCAATTCCCCACCAGTACCAAGGAATCTTCTGGAGCCAGGACGCTGAGGGTTTATCAGAGGATGGAAGAGATGGATTGATCATCTTCAAGAAAACTCCAATTCGTGAAATAAAACGTAATCCAAAAAAGAAAATAACTTGAAGGAATCTTGCTCTTAGGCAACCCGGCAAGAACTTCACAGAACAACAGTGAGAACAACAGTGAAAACAAGAACAACAGTGAGAACGAGAGGCAAGCATCAACACTTAATGCCTGAGGCTGGACTGAATATCATTAAAAGCTCGCCTGAATATCATCAAACATTGCACCATCCGCAAAAAACTGCTCTTGGACAGTATCCCAACCTCCAAGGTCTTCAACTGTGAATAGACCACTTAGGGGGGGATATTTCTCACTAAATTCCTCAGCTACAGATTCATCAACAGGACGGAAGCCCACTTTGGCAAATTCTCGTTGGGCTTCAGGGGTATAGAGAAAGCGCACAAAGGCTTCAGCAACTTCCCGGGTTCCATGTCTGTCTACATTGGCATCGACGACGGCAATGGGGTTATCGATGGAAATGTTACTTTTAGGAATAATGTAGGGCAACGTTTGTCCCTGCTGCTGGGCTAATAGAACCTCATTTTCATAGTTAATTAGAACATCTCCTTGTCGTTGTTCATAGAAAATATCTGTGGCTTCACGGGCATTGCGAGGTAAAATCGGCACATTTTGATAAACCTGTTTGACAAATTCAAAGGCTTCTTCTTCAGTCCCTCCATTCTTAATTTTGTCACCCCAGAGAACCAGGAAGTTCCAGCGTGCCCCACCGGAGGTTTTGGGGTTAGCGGTGATCGCCCTCACGTCATCTCGGGCTAAGTCGTCCCAGCCTTGGATATTTTTGGGGTTGCCATCACGGGTAATGATAGCGGCAACGGAGCGATGGACAATGGCATTATTGGGGGCTTCATCTTCCCAGCCGGGTTCGATTAGACCCGCTTCTTCAATGGCTTGGGTATCCAAGGCCAGGGCTAATGCCACTAGATCAGCGCCTAAACCATCAATGACCGCTCGGGCTTGAGAACCCGAGCCTCCATAACTTTGTCGGAAGACCACCTCTTGATCATGTTCAGCCTTCCACTGCTCAGCGAACTGGGGAATGATTTGCTCGTAGGCAGCACGGGTGACTGCATACGAGACTAGGGTCAGTTCAACCTGATTCCCGCTGGCGGCCCCGCCACAGGCAGAAATCACCCAGCTTAAGGTTGTCCCCACGAGGAAGAGGGCAACACTTTTTTTCCAGATTTTCGATCTATCGATTAGGCGTCTTAAACCTCGGCCAGTACTGATTTTCATCGGTTTCTTCCATAAATCTACGGTTCACAGGTCGGAATACCGTGTTTTGTGTGATTGTGATTGTAGCACGGTTTTATCCTGTGTCAATCATAGCCGAATTGAAAAACATTTGAGATTCACTTGCAATTTAACTTAAGATCGGGTACTCTGGTTACAGAGAACAACAGCAGTGGTCATGGCAAAGCCTGCGAATCCTCCGAACATGGCAACCATTGCGGAGGAGGTAGCCCGGAGTAACTATCTATTTCGGGGCATCGATCAAACTCAGTTAGCAGAGTTACTGAACTCTGGTGGTGTCGCTCGGCAAAAACTTTATTCGAGCCGACCGGTCTACACCGCGTTTCGTCCAGATACGTCGACGGATGTCTTATATGTTGTGATCAGTGGAGGGCCTGTCATTGTCCGC harbors:
- the glpK gene encoding glycerol kinase GlpK, coding for MTTDKRYVLALDLGTTGNRAILFDRDGEVVGQSYKELKQYYPEPGWLEHDAVEIWQDTLGCAEDVLDEADVSAKEVAAIGLTVQRETCLLWDKNTGRPLHKAIVWQDRRTAPLCNSLRRQGRAEFIQERTGLVLDSYFSATKLVWLLDWVRERRPQIDFENVIAGTIDSWVLWNLTNRQVHATDSSNASRTMLMNLEQGNWDEELLNLFGISPHMMPTIKPSLGEFGTTNLFGDEIPILAIFGDQQAALFAHGCDRPGFLKCTYGTGCFLIAQAGNQVARSQNQLLSTVAWSREDSTNYALEGAMFTAGACIQWLRDGLQLIASAAETENLAQQAQTNNGVYFVPALSGLGAPHWDMNARGSFQGITGGVRGEHMVRAVLEAIAYQVKEVVDAMNRDCENPVSRLKVDGGASQNDFLMQFQADLLGIPVERPKILDATAQGAAFGAGLVSGFYDSYNRLIERRQIDRVFEPSENAPQVQDQYQTWLKAVERAKHWMEDV
- a CDS encoding DUF1830 domain-containing protein translates to MTSTPNVATLKENPILCYYTNRTGKVQVVRVSNIPNWYFERVVFPGQRLIFEAYEQGQLEVYSGAMASAVLADSISCNRLQINPLE
- a CDS encoding diflavin flavoprotein; this translates as MVVAAAPSQKRLTMQVEEVAADTTAIRSLDWERDRFDIEFGLQNGTTYNSFLIQSEKVALVDTSHEKFRQLYLDSLKGLINPQDIDYLIISHTEPDHSGLVRDVLELAPNATVVGAKVAIQFLENLVHKPFEKQIVKNGDTLDLGNGHIIEFVNAPNLHWPDTIFSYDQKTQVMFTCDAFGMHYCSDATYDENLKPIEPDFRFYYDCLMAPNARSVISAMKRMKKLGDIQTIATGHGPILRYHVSELTGRYWDWSNEKANAETCVAVFYISDYGYSDRLSQAIAHGITKAGVAVEMMDLKYADPQEVHELVSRCAGIVLGTPPASGDVAKATLDGLGTLVAAIHEKQAFGVFECYGGDDEPIDPLVSKFRDLKLKPGFDPIRITDTPSQGTYQLCEEAGTDMAQLLTRKDAIKKMKALDSDLDKALGRLSGGLYIITAQKGEITSGMLASWVSQASFKPLGLTIAVAKDRAIESLMQVGDRFVLNVLEESNYQHLMKHFLKRFPPGADRFAGVNTQTAKNGSPLLADALAYLECTVASRMECSDHWIVYSTVEEGRVSKPESRTAVHHRKVGNHY
- the htpG gene encoding molecular chaperone HtpG, with translation MTVLEKGNITIHTENIFPIIKKSLYSAHEIFLRELVSNAVDAIEKLKMVSYAGEFDGDTDHPKIVIKADKDNKTLSISDNGIGMTADEVKKYINQVAFSSAEEFVQKYSGGADQPIIGHFGLGFYSSFIVAKTVEIDTLSYKEGSEAVHWICDGSPEFELTESDRQDVGTTITLTLQDEETEYLESPRIRQLVKTYCDFMPVPIEFEGEILNEQPAIWRKSPSNLTDEDYLEFYRYLYPFQEEPLLWVHLKTDYPFEINGILYFPKLKPDVDVTKGNIKLFCNHVFVSDHCEEIVPQFLMPMRGVIDSPDIPLNVSRSALQVDRKVRKIADFIAKKVADRLKELYKEDKPQYLKCWKDLGTFVKFGYINDEKFKKQIEDLIIYKTTADLSAGDSDSANVQVETEGDAWQDVNADGGISQNGESYTTLAEYLERNKERHENRVYYCSDAVTQATYVELHKNQGLEVLFLDSFIDTHFISYLERDHSDVKFSRVDSELDENLVSGDSDSEIVDPNTNKTRSEQVKELFETALNKPKLTIRTESLKGDNAQASPPAMVLLPEAMRRLRDMTALLQQEQSDFPEEHILVVNTAHPMIQNLANIAQGGIVTSEGSPSSELANLICHHVYDLALMSQKGFDADGMKQFINRSNQVLTQLTDAAK
- a CDS encoding diflavin flavoprotein, encoding MTDKPRDVQVLPIAENTRILRSRTWGRLRFEIEYARQRGTTANAYLIESNKTALIDPPGESFTPIFLQTLKDRVDINKIDYVILGHVNPNRAVTLKALLEIAPKLTFVCSNPGAIALRSFFADEGYDAKIKVMRGEETLNLGQGHRLLFTPIPTPRWSDGLATYDSKTQILYTDKFFGAHVCGDQVFDEGSSVYANDRRYYFDCLMAPNARQVATSLEKIASLPPVRFYAPAHGPIVREGMRDLTASYRQWSAEQKGKDVTVALLFASAYGNTATIGQAIARGLTKAGVNVEAINCEVTPPDEIQRRVENCSGFIIGSPTLGGHAPTQIQTALGIVLSTVPKTVPAAVFGSFGWSGEAIDLLESKLRNGGYQLAFDPIRVKFKPTEVILKTCEEAGTDFAQTIRKAKKVRTRREPASNVEQAVGRLVGSLCVLTTKQGDLSSAMLASWVSQATFTPPGLTVAVAKERAIESLLYQGSPFALNILGEGKHLGLMKHFLKPFNPGEDRFAGVETREAENGSPILEDAIASLECTVQRRMECGDHWLVYATVAAGNVSDADTQTAVHHRKTGTHY
- the cysW gene encoding sulfate ABC transporter permease subunit CysW; the protein is MKSNSFTHQYSLHSVLSATRNFLRPKSWIQSTRSQGVNSPVTSGEVALVIAVIGFISLILFIPTINIFVGAFADGIQPFFRTLKSPEFRHAAGLTLQIALIVVPLNVIFGVVTAWALARHKNFSGRTLLLSVIDLPFSISPVVAGLMLVLLYGRHGWFGPILESWGIRIMFAFPAMVLATAFVSMPFVAREVLPVLEEIGQEQEEAAKTLGANDWQTFWRVTLPSIRYSLLYGIVLTNARAMGEFGAVAVVSGNLISRTQTLPLYVEEMHNQYQTQSSYAAAVVLACLAAITLIAKTFLERKTGRIGGH